From one Arvicanthis niloticus isolate mArvNil1 chromosome Y, mArvNil1.pat.X, whole genome shotgun sequence genomic stretch:
- the Akap17a gene encoding A-kinase anchor protein 17A produces MSAATIVHDTSEAVALCPALGLYLKPITRMTISVSLPPLRTPGKSISNWEVMERLKGMGGGAPAAAFSALRIAKSTLDFIRFEGEVENRALVRAALARLDGKTIKLSGFADALRVRAAEARDGHAHRRERDGGGDAHGAAGEDAGDTIHLEGLPCRWFAPRDAGSAPGGGAPGPTSGPGGGTSCAAAAAAERPSEALLRQAFRAFGDIRHVDIPMLDPYRGDAGGRGFHTFSFGGHLHFEAFVQYRELAASARAVAALRGMKLMFKGEDGKAVACNIKVSFDATKHLSEASIRRRQLERQKLQELELQREEQKRREKEAEERARAEERKQREAEEQERARRREERLRRREQRRSRRREEKQRAEQRAEQRAEQRRRRAERARGEQRRLALAQRHLQSLRLVGALLGRAEAARRRERAQSEERRRRAWEAERRRLQEAELRRVEEEKRRALGLQRRERELRQRLVSLLLARRPGPAPDDDPLRPVLDALRGVARGRPGGGGDSAEAGSDVTPAGGGSGAAGSDVGATGSDAGGTGSDPGPPGKPPGATGSDVVGTGSGPGAGKERAGPAQVLACITDNAPPKATPTSHGGGGDARPRSERDKCNREPGSGAEPEREEPRPPRERERRRPDREDRKRGRRHREGRDRSRSPRHRPAWDR; encoded by the exons ATGTCGGCGGCCACCATCGTGCACGACACGTCGGAGGCGGTGGCCCTGTGCCCGGCGCTCGGCCTGTACCTGAAGCCGATCACGCGGATGACGATCTCGGTGTCGCTGCCGCCGCTGCGGACGCCGGGGAAGTCGATCTCCAACTGGGAGGTGATGGAGCGGCTGAAGGGCATG GGGGGCGGGGCCCCGGCGGCGGCCTTCTCGGCCCTGCGCATCGCCAAGAGCACCCTGGACTTCATCCGCTTCGAGGGCGAGGTCGAGAACCGGGCGCTGGTGCGGGCGGCGCTGGCCCGGCTGGACGGCAAGACCATCAAGCTCAGCGGCTTCGCCGACGCCCTGCGGGTCCGCGCCGCCGAGGCCCGCGACGGCCACGCCCACCGACGCGAGCGGGACGGCGGGGGCGACGCCCACGGGGCCGCCGGGGAGGACGCGGGCGACACCATCCACCTGGAGGGGCTGCCCTGCCGCTGGTTCGCGCCCCGCGACGCCGGctccgcccccgggggcggggccccGGGCCCCACTTCCGGTCCCGGGGGCGGGACTTCctgcgcggcggcggcggcggcggagcgTCCGAGCGAGGCCCTGCTGCGCCAGGCCTTCCGGGCGTTCGGCGACATCCGGCACGTGGACATCCCCATGCTCGACCCCTACCGCGGCGACGCGGGCGGGCGCGGCTTCCACACCTTCAGCTTCGGCGGGCACCTCCACTTCGAGGCCTTCGTGCAGTACCGCGAGCTCGCGGCGTCCGCCCGCGCCGTGGCCGCCCTGCGCGGCATGAAGCTCATGTTCAAGGGCGAGGACGGCAAGGCCGTGGCCTGCAACATCAAG GTCTCGTTCGACGCCACGAAGCACCTGAGCGAGGCCTCGATCCGGCGCCGGCAGCTGGAGCGGCAGAAGCTGCAGGAGCTCGAGCTGCAGCGCGAGGAGCAGAAGCGGCGCGAGAAGGAGGCGGAGGAGCGGGCGCGGGCGGAGGAGCG GAAGCAGCGCGAGGCGGAGGAGCAGGAACGCGCCCGTCGCCGGGAGGAGCGGCTGCGCCGCCGCGAGCAGAGGCGGAGCCGACGCCGCGAGGAGAAGCAGAGGGCGGAGCAGAGGGCGGAGCAGAGGGCGGAGCAGCGGCGGCGCCGGGCGGAGCGGGCGCGGGGGGAGCAGCGCAGACTCGCACTCGCCCAGCGCCACCTGCAGTCGCTGCGGCTCGTGGGGGCCCTGCTGGGCCGCGCGGAG gcCGCCCGCCGCCGCGAGCGCGCGCAGAGCGAGGAGCGACGGCGCCGCGCGTGGGAGGCCGAGCGCCGGCGGCTGCAGGAGGCGGAGCTTCGCCGCGTGGAGGAGGAGAAGCGCCGGGCGCTGGGGCTGCAGCGTCGGGAGCGCGAGCTCCGCCAGCGCCTGGTGTCGCTGCTGCTCGCCCGCcggcccggccccgcccccgACGACGACCCGCTGCGGCCCGTGCTCGACGCGCTCAGGGGCGTGGCCCGGGGGCGCCCGGGCGGGGGCGGCGACTCCGCGGAGGCAGGAAGTGATGTCACGCCCGCCGGGGGCGGCTCGGGCGCGGCAGGAAGTGACGTCGGCGCGACAGGAAGCGACGCGGGCGGGACAGGAAGTGACCCGGGACCCCCCGGGAAGCCGCCCGGCGCGACAGGAAGTGACGTCGTGGGGACAGGAAGCGGCCCGGGGGCGGGGAAGGAGCGCGCGGGCCCCGCCCAGGTCCTCGCCTGCATCACCGACAACGCCCCGCCCAAGGCCACGCCCACCTCGCACGGCGGGGGCGGCGACGCGCGGCCGCGCTCCGAGCGCGACAAGTGCAACCGGGAGCCGGGCTCGGGGGCGGAGCCTGAGCGCGAGGAGCCCCGCCCACCCCGCGAGCGCGAACGGCGCCGCCCCGACCGCGAGGACCGGAAGCGCGGGCGGCGTCACCGCGAGGGCCGGGATCGGTCACGCTCGCCCCGGCACCGCCCGGCCTGGGACCGGTAA
- the Asmt gene encoding acetylserotonin O-methyltransferase, translating into MADRGFGVVMELAQGFMASQVLFAALELGVFDAAARGPTDADAVARESGLSPRGTRLLMDACARLGLLRAGPDGSFTNTALSSAFLVSGSPLSQRCTLLYLAGTTYRCWGHLADGVREGRSQYARAVGVAAEDDPFAAIYRTEAERSLFTRGLQETWSLCGGRVLTTFDLAAFGVICDVGGGAGALAQEAARLYPGSAVSVFDLPDVVAAAQEEGAGPGVSFLGGDFFRSRLPRADLFVLARVLHDWGDADCVRLLRRLRRALRPGGAVLLVEAVLTPGGAGPLRTLLLSLTMLLQTRGRERTGAEYRDMAARAGLDRFRLRRPGGPYDAMMVRR; encoded by the exons ATGGCCGACCGGGGCTTCGGGGTCGTCATGGAGCTGGCGCAGGGGTTCATGGCCTCGCAG GTTCTGTTCGCGGCCCTGGAGTTGGGCGTCTTCGACGCCGCTGCCCGGGGTCCGACCGACGCCGACGCCGTCGCCCGCGAGTCGGGTCTGAGCCCCCGGGGGACGCGGCTGCTGATGGACGCGTGCGCGCGGCTCGGGCTGCTGAGGGCGGGGCCGGACG GCTCCTTCACCAACACCGCGCTGTCGTCCGCCTTCCTGGTGAGCGGCAGCCCCCTGTCTCAGCGCTGCACGCTGCTCTACCTCGCGGGCACCACCTACCGCTGCTGGGGGCACCTGGCCGACGGCGTCAg GGAGGGGCGGAGCCAGTACGCGAGGGCCGTGGGCGTGGCCGCCGAGGACGACCCGTTCGCCGCCATCTACAG GACCGAGGCCGAGCGCTCGCTGTTCACGCGGGGCCTGCAGGAGACGTGGAGCCTGTGCGGGGGGCGTGTCCTCACGACCTTCGACCTCGCGGCCTTCGGGGTCATCTGCGACGTGGGCG GCGGGGCCGGGGCGCTGGCGCAGGAGGCCGCCCGTCTCTACCCCGGCAGCGCCGTCTCCGTCTTCGACCTCCCGGACGTCGTCGCGGCCGCGCAGGAggagggggcggggccgggcgTCAGCTTCCTGGGAG GCGACTTCTTCCGGTCCCGCCTCCCCCGCGCCGACCTCTTCGTCCTCGCCCGCGTCCTGCACGACTGGGGCGACGCCGACTGCGTGCGGCTCCTGCGGCGTCTGCGACGGGCGCTGCGGCCAG GCGGGGCGGTGCTGCTGGTGGAGGCGGTGCTGACCCCGGGGGGGGCGGGGCCTCTGCGGACGCTGCTGCTGTCGCTGACGATGCTGCTGCAGACGCGCGGCCGCGAGCGCACGGGGGCCGAGTACCGCGACATGGCCGCCCGGGCCGGACTCGACCGGTTCCGCCTGCGGCGCCCGGGGGGGCCCTACGACGCCATGATGGTCCGCAGGTGA